The following proteins come from a genomic window of Geomonas sp. RF6:
- a CDS encoding SDR family oxidoreductase, producing the protein MTAFEKVQEGLRRAPKKWVVTGVAGFIGSNLLEKLLELRQEVVGLDNFSTGKRENLEEVRALVGEEKWRRFHFIEGDIREPADCERACAGADFVLHQAALGSVPRSLERPGDTNDNNVTGTLNMLTAARDARVGSFVYASSSSVYGTHPALPKFVETLGEPLSPYAVSKYVCELYAAQFSRHYGLSCTGLRYFNVFGARQDPDGPYAAVIPRWVATMMAGEPVFINGSGETSRDFCYVQNVVQMNLLAATAAGEGANRVYNVALNDRTDLNQLFDMLRRRLAPRFPHLENFCPTYRDFRAGDVLHSQADVSAAVRLLGYAPTHGIEEGLDAALSWYVARAGGAGLSC; encoded by the coding sequence ATGACTGCGTTTGAGAAAGTACAGGAGGGGCTGCGCCGCGCCCCGAAGAAGTGGGTGGTCACCGGGGTGGCGGGATTCATCGGTTCCAACCTGCTGGAAAAACTCCTGGAGCTTCGCCAGGAGGTGGTGGGGCTCGACAACTTTTCCACGGGGAAGAGGGAGAACCTGGAGGAGGTGCGCGCCCTGGTTGGGGAGGAGAAGTGGCGCCGCTTCCACTTCATCGAGGGTGACATAAGAGAGCCTGCAGATTGCGAAAGGGCCTGCGCCGGCGCAGATTTCGTGCTGCACCAGGCCGCCCTCGGCTCGGTCCCCCGCTCACTGGAGCGCCCCGGCGACACGAACGACAACAACGTCACCGGAACGCTCAACATGCTGACCGCCGCGCGCGACGCGCGGGTCGGCTCCTTTGTCTATGCCTCGAGCTCGTCGGTGTACGGCACGCACCCGGCGCTGCCGAAGTTCGTGGAGACACTGGGGGAGCCGCTGTCGCCGTACGCGGTAAGCAAGTACGTCTGCGAGCTCTACGCCGCGCAGTTCTCCCGCCACTACGGACTGTCGTGCACCGGGCTTCGCTACTTCAACGTCTTCGGCGCCAGGCAGGACCCGGACGGGCCGTACGCCGCGGTGATCCCCCGGTGGGTCGCCACCATGATGGCGGGGGAGCCGGTCTTCATCAACGGCAGCGGGGAGACGAGCCGCGACTTCTGCTACGTGCAGAACGTGGTGCAGATGAACCTCCTGGCGGCGACGGCAGCGGGGGAGGGGGCGAACCGCGTGTACAACGTCGCGCTGAACGACCGCACCGACCTGAACCAGCTCTTCGACATGCTGCGGCGCCGCCTCGCTCCGCGCTTCCCGCACCTGGAGAACTTTTGCCCCACCTACCGCGACTTTCGGGCCGGCGACGTCCTTCACTCGCAGGCGGACGTCTCCGCCGCGGTGCGCCTCCTGGGGTACGCGCCGACCCACGGTATCGAAGAGGGGCTAGACGCCGCGCTTTCGTGGTACGTGGCTCGCGCCGGCGGGGCCGGGCTCTCCTGCTGA
- a CDS encoding GumC family protein, with protein MKERENGVAMQQPAERPGGAGTVNILEYVQIVAERKFLILCTTFVVALGSALFSMTLPNLYTASALVVVSDDDSGGVGAMLAQFGGLASLAGGSMGGPTKGDLYLTMLSTDTVKDPIIDRFRLMQVYEARLRSDAYAAMNARAEISAGKKDGVITISYSDEDPKRAAAIANAYVEELGKLTTNLSMKGAGSSRGFLEQRLTAAKADLARADEALKGFQSKNKVVAVPEQAKASIEGVAQLQAQLAMQQVQLSSLQRQFADTSPEVKGVKAAIGTLKAQIARQEGGGALGSIPSIGSMPQMGQEYVRLMRELKIQEALVETLTKQYEMVKINSLKDTAPFQLLQMAKVPEKKSKPVRSRIVILSAAAGSFLSVVYVFLCASLTRVGEEDRQRLQRIGEALGLRRRRQA; from the coding sequence ATGAAGGAAAGGGAAAACGGAGTAGCGATGCAACAGCCAGCGGAGCGTCCCGGGGGTGCAGGGACGGTGAATATCCTTGAATACGTCCAGATCGTGGCGGAGCGGAAGTTCCTGATCCTGTGCACGACCTTCGTGGTGGCGCTGGGGAGCGCCCTCTTCAGCATGACGCTGCCAAACCTCTACACCGCGAGCGCCCTCGTGGTGGTGAGCGATGACGACAGCGGCGGGGTGGGGGCGATGCTCGCCCAGTTCGGAGGGCTTGCCTCCCTTGCGGGCGGCTCCATGGGGGGGCCGACGAAGGGGGACCTGTACCTGACCATGCTCTCCACCGACACCGTGAAGGACCCAATCATAGACCGCTTCCGCCTCATGCAGGTGTACGAGGCAAGGCTGCGCTCCGACGCCTACGCCGCGATGAACGCGAGGGCGGAGATCTCCGCGGGGAAGAAGGACGGGGTCATCACGATAAGCTACAGCGACGAGGACCCGAAGCGTGCCGCCGCGATCGCCAACGCCTACGTGGAGGAGCTCGGCAAGCTCACCACGAACCTCAGCATGAAGGGGGCGGGTAGCAGCCGCGGCTTCCTGGAGCAGCGCCTCACCGCTGCAAAGGCGGACCTTGCCCGCGCAGACGAGGCGCTCAAGGGGTTCCAGTCGAAGAACAAGGTGGTCGCGGTACCCGAGCAGGCAAAAGCCTCCATCGAGGGCGTGGCCCAGCTCCAGGCCCAGCTCGCCATGCAGCAGGTGCAGCTCTCCTCGCTGCAGCGCCAGTTCGCCGACACGAGCCCGGAGGTGAAGGGGGTAAAGGCTGCCATCGGCACGCTGAAGGCGCAGATCGCCCGCCAGGAGGGTGGCGGCGCCCTCGGCTCCATACCGTCCATCGGGAGCATGCCGCAGATGGGGCAGGAGTACGTGCGGCTGATGCGGGAGCTGAAGATCCAGGAGGCGCTCGTCGAGACCCTCACGAAGCAGTACGAGATGGTGAAGATCAACTCCCTGAAGGACACTGCCCCCTTCCAGCTCCTCCAGATGGCGAAGGTGCCGGAGAAGAAGAGCAAGCCGGTGCGCAGCCGCATCGTCATCCTCTCCGCCGCCGCGGGATCCTTCCTCTCCGTCGTCTACGTCTTTCTCTGTGCATCCCTCACCCGGGTAGGGGAGGAGGATCGCCAGCGCCTGCAGCGGATCGGGGAGGCGCTCGGGTTGCGGCGCCGGCGCCAGGCATGA
- a CDS encoding acyltransferase, which yields MKYLKLLASILLARFRKITFRSEGEGVRYPRARNTFAYPKNISLGDHVHIGPGCHLDGAGGIEIRRGTIFAPGVYIYSRSHNFDRDLKALPFDNVMLTAPVTVGEYVWIGSRVTVLPGVTIGDGAVIGAGAVVARDVPPCAVVVGNPGKVVKYRNVEEFEALRKEVDPFVYTRLGHGKVFRRKEDV from the coding sequence ATGAAGTACCTGAAGCTCTTGGCTAGCATCCTCCTGGCGCGCTTTCGCAAGATCACTTTCCGTTCGGAGGGGGAGGGGGTGCGCTACCCCCGGGCCCGCAACACCTTTGCCTACCCGAAGAACATCTCCCTGGGGGACCACGTGCACATCGGGCCGGGGTGCCACCTGGACGGCGCCGGCGGCATCGAGATCCGCCGCGGCACCATCTTCGCCCCCGGGGTGTACATCTACTCGCGCTCCCACAACTTCGACCGCGACCTGAAGGCGCTCCCCTTTGACAACGTCATGCTGACCGCTCCGGTGACGGTGGGGGAGTACGTCTGGATCGGCTCCCGCGTCACCGTCCTTCCCGGTGTCACCATAGGGGACGGTGCGGTTATCGGCGCCGGAGCGGTGGTGGCGCGCGACGTCCCCCCCTGCGCCGTGGTGGTCGGAAATCCCGGCAAGGTGGTGAAGTACCGCAACGTGGAGGAGTTCGAGGCGCTCAGGAAAGAGGTGGATCCCTTCGTGTACACCCGGCTCGGGCACGGGAAGGTGTTCAGGAGGAAAGAGGATGTCTGA
- a CDS encoding glycosyltransferase family 4 protein — protein sequence MSEKKLVYILNRYGAAEASHFHHILGLLETMAEQGCQIALVIEKADSIPAFRTPRVRVIPLRRRKGVGRFLELFATIRALIKEGYTSTFVRIAAPAALTATAAHRIFGGAVFFWQSGTTLEYDREQPWSLKKARWFVTSHLPNCAARRLVHFFVTGPSFMVDYYATVGRVRRDKIRLLYNDIDVRRFAPSAERKKGKQEFLQSLGYRGDELLMLLVHRMSPVRRTLLYFPSCLAPLKDEGLLQDVVVVVAGAGPELPAVRAAASDSGVSERCIFLGNVANKEIEKLYGMSDLFLHPTYNEGFPRVVLEAMAAGLPIASTDAGGTRELLGPVQGELVVSRDEPAAFAEILALLVRDRALREGLSRENLQWVQRYSTEEISAMYQEVLFA from the coding sequence ATGTCTGAGAAAAAGCTGGTGTACATACTGAACCGCTACGGGGCGGCGGAAGCGAGCCACTTCCACCACATTCTCGGCCTCCTGGAGACGATGGCCGAGCAGGGGTGCCAGATCGCCCTGGTAATCGAGAAGGCCGACAGCATCCCCGCCTTCCGCACCCCCCGCGTCAGGGTGATCCCCCTGCGGCGCCGCAAGGGAGTCGGCCGTTTCCTGGAGCTCTTCGCCACCATTCGCGCCCTCATCAAGGAAGGGTACACCTCCACCTTCGTGAGGATAGCGGCTCCCGCGGCTCTCACCGCCACGGCAGCGCACAGGATCTTCGGTGGTGCTGTCTTCTTCTGGCAGAGCGGCACGACGCTGGAGTACGACCGGGAGCAGCCCTGGTCCCTGAAGAAGGCGCGGTGGTTTGTCACTTCCCACCTCCCGAACTGCGCGGCGCGGCGCCTGGTGCACTTTTTCGTCACCGGCCCCTCCTTCATGGTCGACTACTACGCCACGGTCGGCAGGGTGCGCCGCGACAAGATCAGGCTCCTTTACAACGATATCGACGTGCGGCGCTTCGCCCCCTCCGCGGAGAGGAAAAAGGGGAAGCAGGAGTTTTTGCAGTCGCTCGGCTACCGCGGCGACGAGCTCCTCATGCTCCTCGTGCACCGCATGTCGCCGGTGCGAAGGACGCTCCTCTACTTCCCGAGCTGCCTCGCTCCGCTGAAGGATGAGGGTCTCCTTCAAGATGTGGTGGTAGTCGTGGCCGGCGCAGGGCCCGAGCTTCCCGCGGTGCGCGCGGCGGCTTCCGACTCGGGGGTCTCCGAGCGCTGCATCTTCCTCGGCAACGTGGCGAACAAGGAGATCGAGAAGCTCTACGGCATGTCGGACCTCTTCCTGCACCCCACCTACAACGAAGGGTTCCCGAGGGTAGTGCTGGAAGCTATGGCGGCGGGGCTTCCTATCGCCTCCACCGACGCGGGGGGTACCCGCGAGCTCCTGGGACCTGTGCAGGGGGAGCTGGTGGTCAGCCGCGACGAGCCGGCCGCCTTTGCCGAAATTCTCGCGCTTCTCGTGCGGGACCGCGCCCTCAGGGAGGGGCTCTCCCGGGAGAACCTGCAGTGGGTGCAGCGCTACTCCACTGAGGAGATTTCCGCCATGTACCAGGAGGTGCTCTTCGCATGA
- a CDS encoding glycosyltransferase family 4 protein, with translation MKKTVLFHVSGNQYDPFPATHHTRRIWEELSRGVDEYHLVARGRINSYQHSVHGKIHLHLLPAWGRRMWVFFLLSWALPFFVLRYRPTHLVAQCPVLGGLAASACSKLFGIPLFMELHGVHYFVPTTERIASRLEHLCYRLLSPISFAAAQKIRSLSEHMTQELRRVYGAGAVEKAVVVPNRVDLKVFSRAKDCYSIEGAVRIVMVGSFYPVKNQLALVEALHRCGIDFRLSLVGAGPLKGAIVELAQKLGIADRLEIHQNLSHAQLADLLVRHDLYVHYSLAEGVPRAVLEAMAAGLPVVSTPVGYINGVLVHGENALLLQEPWGDDLCATLGRLLESQPLRESLGRRARRTIEEKFEWHRVFALYRREILSCAPPVSGPKVLPPCVS, from the coding sequence ATGAAAAAGACGGTCCTCTTCCACGTCAGTGGCAACCAGTACGACCCCTTTCCCGCCACGCACCATACGCGCCGCATCTGGGAGGAGCTGAGCCGGGGTGTCGATGAGTATCACCTGGTGGCCCGCGGCAGGATCAACTCTTACCAGCACTCCGTGCACGGCAAGATCCACCTGCACCTTCTCCCCGCCTGGGGGCGCCGGATGTGGGTCTTTTTCCTCCTGAGCTGGGCGCTCCCCTTCTTTGTGCTGCGCTACCGACCAACCCATCTCGTGGCGCAGTGCCCCGTGCTGGGGGGGCTCGCGGCAAGCGCCTGCTCGAAGCTCTTCGGGATTCCTCTCTTCATGGAGCTGCACGGGGTGCACTACTTCGTCCCTACCACCGAACGGATCGCCTCCCGGCTGGAGCACCTCTGCTACCGCCTCCTCTCCCCCATCTCCTTTGCCGCGGCGCAAAAGATCCGCTCCCTCTCCGAGCACATGACGCAGGAGCTTCGGCGCGTGTATGGAGCCGGGGCGGTGGAGAAGGCGGTGGTGGTGCCAAACCGCGTCGACCTGAAGGTCTTCTCGAGGGCGAAGGATTGCTACTCCATCGAGGGGGCGGTCCGCATCGTCATGGTGGGGAGCTTCTACCCGGTGAAGAACCAGCTCGCGCTCGTCGAGGCGCTGCACCGGTGTGGGATCGACTTCAGGCTCTCCCTCGTCGGGGCGGGGCCTCTGAAGGGGGCGATCGTGGAGCTGGCGCAGAAGCTAGGGATCGCGGATCGTCTGGAGATCCACCAGAACCTGAGCCACGCGCAGCTTGCCGACCTCCTGGTGCGCCACGACCTCTACGTTCACTATTCCCTCGCGGAAGGGGTGCCCCGCGCGGTGCTGGAGGCGATGGCGGCGGGGCTCCCCGTCGTTTCCACCCCCGTCGGCTACATAAACGGTGTCCTGGTGCACGGGGAGAACGCGCTGCTGCTGCAGGAGCCGTGGGGCGACGACCTGTGCGCGACGCTGGGGCGCCTGCTCGAGTCGCAGCCGCTGCGGGAGTCCCTCGGGCGGCGGGCGCGCCGCACCATCGAGGAGAAGTTCGAGTGGCACCGCGTCTTTGCCCTTTACCGGCGCGAAATCCTCTCCTGCGCTCCCCCCGTTTCCGGCCCGAAGGTGCTGCCGCCGTGCGTATCCTGA
- a CDS encoding glycosyltransferase family 4 protein, with amino-acid sequence MRILRLYPFLPPLPGGMERHIQRLSEEQRRLGCQVTILFNRGEGTAPCDLRVLSWLNLRKVRPQALRDLLYYLAVALKAAATGIRADVVHVHGDWSAFFLGRLVRAITGASRSVASLHCAPPRKGWHLVYRAALKGYSVVYTTGAGDAAYLRERCKVPACWQNSGVDEHFFEGVTAPAETLADVVCVANFLPVKNHALVLEIARALPERRFLLIGDGPLRAPLEEHCLTSGLANVFFAGRLSGPEVRRALAGSRVFLSTALREGTPTALLEAMGCGLPVVISASNDYGTLVREGENGYVVEGFAPERYVALLRGLLAEGERLKEMGERNRQESRRHVWPEVARRITGWMEAV; translated from the coding sequence GTGCGTATCCTGAGGCTCTACCCCTTTCTCCCCCCGCTGCCGGGTGGGATGGAGAGGCACATCCAGCGCCTCTCTGAGGAGCAGCGTCGCCTCGGGTGCCAGGTAACGATCCTCTTCAACCGGGGGGAGGGGACCGCACCCTGCGACCTGCGTGTCCTGTCCTGGCTCAACCTCCGGAAGGTGCGCCCGCAGGCGCTGCGCGACCTCCTGTACTACCTCGCGGTGGCGCTGAAGGCGGCGGCAACCGGGATCCGCGCCGACGTCGTGCACGTGCACGGCGACTGGAGCGCCTTTTTCCTGGGGCGGCTGGTGCGCGCGATCACCGGCGCTTCCCGCTCCGTGGCGAGCCTGCACTGCGCGCCGCCGCGCAAGGGGTGGCACCTGGTGTACCGCGCGGCCCTCAAGGGGTACAGCGTGGTGTACACGACCGGCGCCGGGGACGCGGCGTATCTGCGCGAGCGCTGCAAAGTCCCCGCGTGCTGGCAAAACAGCGGTGTCGACGAGCATTTTTTCGAGGGGGTTACGGCGCCCGCTGAAACGCTTGCCGACGTGGTGTGCGTTGCCAACTTCCTCCCGGTCAAAAACCACGCGCTGGTCCTTGAGATCGCCCGGGCCCTGCCGGAGCGCCGCTTCCTCCTTATCGGGGACGGTCCGCTGCGCGCCCCCCTCGAGGAGCACTGCCTGACCTCGGGGCTCGCCAACGTCTTCTTCGCCGGGCGTCTCAGCGGACCGGAGGTGCGTCGCGCCCTCGCCGGGTCGAGGGTCTTTCTCTCCACCGCGCTCAGGGAGGGGACTCCCACCGCCCTTCTGGAGGCGATGGGGTGCGGGCTGCCGGTGGTGATCTCCGCCTCCAACGACTACGGAACGCTGGTGAGGGAAGGGGAGAACGGCTACGTGGTAGAGGGGTTCGCCCCGGAGCGCTACGTGGCGCTCTTGCGCGGGCTCCTCGCGGAGGGGGAGAGGCTGAAGGAGATGGGGGAGCGAAACCGGCAGGAGAGCAGGCGTCACGTGTGGCCCGAGGTGGCCCGGCGCATCACCGGGTGGATGGAGGCTGTATGA